Proteins co-encoded in one Actinomadura luteofluorescens genomic window:
- a CDS encoding STAS domain-containing protein, whose amino-acid sequence MVTAVLNVAAQRHGSWRVLVVSGDLDVATAPRLVDYLAGASWTDPPPRIALELSGLRFCGAAGLRAFVDGWERAASLGGDLVLVAPPRRVVEFLGIFRADHITIADAVTDLPQ is encoded by the coding sequence GTGGTGACTGCTGTGCTGAACGTCGCCGCACAGCGGCATGGATCGTGGCGGGTGCTGGTGGTGTCGGGCGATCTGGACGTGGCCACAGCTCCCCGACTGGTCGACTACTTGGCTGGCGCGTCGTGGACGGATCCGCCGCCACGGATCGCGCTGGAACTGTCAGGGCTTCGCTTCTGCGGCGCAGCAGGCCTGCGTGCGTTTGTCGACGGCTGGGAACGCGCGGCCTCGCTCGGCGGTGATCTAGTACTGGTGGCGCCGCCAAGACGGGTCGTGGAGTTTCTGGGAATCTTCAGGGCGGACCACATCACCATTGCTGACGCGGTCACCGACCTCCCGCAATGA
- a CDS encoding ABC transporter ATP-binding protein, which yields MLELTDLTVKYGAVTALNGLSLTVRKGETVALLGNNGAGKTTTLSAISGLVRPSGGDIRYQGRSVAGAPPSEIVARGLVHVPEGRRIFSTLTVHENLLLGGYLVRDGRGLARRIDRVYGLLPLLAERRGQEGGTLSGGEQQMLAIGRALVAGPELLMLDEPSMGLAPLVVAAVMEVIHDVAADGTAVLLVEQNARAALQIAQRGYVIENGRCTLERSAAELSVDPRVVEAYLGGDMRPR from the coding sequence GTGCTCGAACTGACTGACCTGACAGTGAAGTACGGCGCGGTGACCGCGCTGAACGGCCTGTCGCTCACCGTCCGGAAAGGGGAGACGGTGGCGCTGCTGGGCAACAACGGCGCCGGCAAGACCACCACTCTGTCGGCCATCTCCGGCCTGGTCCGTCCATCCGGCGGCGACATCAGATATCAGGGACGGTCGGTGGCCGGGGCGCCGCCGTCGGAGATCGTGGCGCGCGGCCTGGTGCACGTCCCCGAGGGGCGGCGGATCTTCAGCACCCTGACGGTTCACGAGAACCTGCTGCTCGGCGGGTACCTGGTGCGGGACGGCCGCGGGCTGGCCAGGCGCATCGACCGGGTCTACGGGCTGCTCCCCCTGCTCGCCGAACGGCGCGGGCAGGAGGGCGGGACACTGTCCGGTGGCGAGCAGCAGATGCTGGCCATCGGCCGCGCCCTGGTCGCCGGGCCCGAACTGCTGATGCTGGACGAGCCGTCGATGGGACTCGCCCCCCTCGTCGTCGCGGCGGTCATGGAGGTCATCCACGATGTCGCCGCGGACGGGACGGCCGTCCTGCTGGTCGAACAGAACGCCAGAGCGGCGCTCCAGATCGCCCAGCGCGGCTACGTGATCGAGAACGGCCGCTGCACCCTGGAGCGATCAGCAGCTGAACTCTCCGTCGACCCGCGCGTCGTCGAAGCCTACCTCGGGGGTGACATGAGGCCACGCTGA
- a CDS encoding ABC transporter ATP-binding protein: MLDVQDLQLAFGGVRAVDGLTFRVDEGEIVSIIGPNGAGKTSAFNCVTGFYKPTGGRIALDGADITGRRPSAIAARGLSRTFQNLRVFGDLSVLDNVRAGTHLWLRQRTFDVLLHTPRYRRSEQQATDEAHKWLDFVGLRGDRTGLVRHLPYGEQRRVEIARALARRPALLLLDEPAAGLNHAEKAELLGLIRRIRDLGIAIALIEHDMGLVMEVSDRVVVLNYGKEIADGTPARVRTDPAVIEAYLGRDAGPEETEEVRGARTD; this comes from the coding sequence ATGCTCGACGTGCAGGATCTACAGTTGGCCTTCGGGGGCGTCCGGGCGGTCGACGGGCTCACCTTCCGCGTGGACGAGGGCGAGATCGTTTCGATCATCGGCCCGAACGGGGCGGGCAAGACCTCCGCCTTCAACTGCGTCACCGGCTTCTACAAGCCGACCGGTGGCCGGATCGCCCTAGACGGCGCCGACATCACCGGGCGGCGCCCGTCCGCGATCGCCGCCCGCGGCCTGTCGCGCACCTTCCAGAACCTCCGCGTCTTCGGCGACCTGTCGGTGCTGGACAACGTGCGAGCCGGGACCCACCTGTGGCTGCGGCAGCGGACGTTCGACGTGCTGCTGCACACCCCCCGCTACCGGCGCAGCGAGCAGCAGGCCACCGACGAGGCGCACAAGTGGCTCGACTTCGTCGGGCTCCGCGGGGATCGGACGGGCCTGGTGCGGCACCTTCCGTACGGGGAGCAGCGCCGGGTCGAGATCGCGCGGGCCCTGGCCCGCCGGCCGGCCCTGCTGCTGCTGGACGAGCCCGCCGCCGGGCTCAACCACGCGGAGAAGGCCGAGCTGCTCGGCCTGATCCGGCGGATCCGGGACCTCGGCATCGCGATAGCGCTCATCGAGCACGACATGGGCCTGGTCATGGAGGTCTCCGACCGCGTGGTGGTGCTCAACTACGGCAAGGAGATCGCCGACGGCACCCCAGCCCGGGTCCGCACCGACCCGGCGGTGATCGAGGCGTATCTCGGGCGCGATGCCGGCCCGGAGGAGACCGAGGAGGTGCGCGGTGCTCGAACTGACTGA
- a CDS encoding branched-chain amino acid ABC transporter permease, protein MAALPDRAAKRRAASGVSRLLESRHLGWAGLAVGLAAPFAIATPYAMNIMTSAVIFVMLAVGLNIVVGYCGLLDLGFAAFFAVGAYTSGLLATRLNWPLVATVPFVIVATVIAGIVIGGPTLRLRSDYLAIVTLGFGEIVRITANNLEVTGGPSGIYGIPGLFGDHVSDPVVFYYAALLIAAVAVLLAARLGRSRLGRAWRFVREDEDAAEAMGVHTYRVKLAAYIAGAVWGGLAGVLFAAQLSAISPASFTFLQSALVLMAVVLGGMGSTPGVVLGAVVISLLPEMLRGLADYRFFVFGVLLIAMMIGRPQGLWPHRSRETDRMAARSEGA, encoded by the coding sequence ATGGCGGCGCTTCCGGACCGCGCTGCGAAACGCCGCGCGGCGAGCGGCGTCTCGCGTCTGCTGGAGAGCCGCCACCTCGGCTGGGCCGGCCTCGCCGTGGGACTGGCCGCCCCGTTCGCGATCGCGACACCGTATGCGATGAACATCATGACGAGCGCAGTGATCTTCGTGATGCTCGCGGTCGGGCTGAACATCGTGGTCGGCTACTGCGGTCTGCTCGACCTCGGGTTCGCCGCGTTCTTCGCGGTCGGCGCCTACACCAGCGGCCTGCTGGCCACCCGGCTGAACTGGCCTCTGGTGGCGACCGTCCCCTTCGTCATCGTCGCCACCGTGATCGCCGGCATCGTCATCGGAGGCCCCACGCTCCGGCTGCGCAGCGACTATCTCGCAATCGTGACGCTCGGCTTCGGAGAGATCGTCCGGATCACCGCCAACAACCTGGAGGTCACCGGCGGGCCCTCGGGCATCTACGGAATCCCCGGCCTGTTCGGTGATCATGTCTCCGATCCGGTGGTGTTCTACTACGCAGCGCTGCTTATCGCCGCGGTGGCGGTGCTGCTCGCCGCCCGGCTGGGACGGTCCCGGCTCGGACGCGCGTGGCGGTTCGTCCGGGAGGACGAGGACGCCGCCGAGGCCATGGGCGTCCACACCTACCGGGTCAAGCTGGCGGCCTACATCGCCGGGGCGGTCTGGGGCGGGCTCGCGGGCGTGCTGTTCGCTGCGCAGCTGTCGGCGATCTCTCCGGCCAGTTTCACTTTCCTGCAGTCGGCCCTGGTGCTGATGGCGGTCGTGCTCGGCGGCATGGGCTCCACGCCCGGCGTCGTCCTCGGCGCGGTCGTGATCAGCCTGCTGCCCGAGATGCTTCGCGGGCTGGCCGACTACCGGTTCTTCGTGTTCGGAGTCCTGCTGATCGCGATGATGATCGGCCGTCCGCAGGGGCTCTGGCCGCACCGGTCACGCGAGACCGACCGCATGGCGGCCAGGTCGGAAGGAGCCTGA
- a CDS encoding branched-chain amino acid ABC transporter permease, giving the protein MAQLIWNGLFVGSFYALVALGYSMVYGIIKLLNFAHGDLYMLGAFTGFAMLGAMGGLVHSSSLVALLVVLVLTMVTTGIAGLAVERVAYRPLRGMPRLSLLITAVGASFALEYGTRIAAGPNPRVYPVRLDGASFTVLGARVTVQQLLLMAVSVVLMAGLTMLIGRTRQGRAMRAIALDPKACLLMGINVDAVIARTFFIGSAMAGAAGVMAGGYYGKIDFLMGFIIGLKAFTAAVIGGIGNVPGTMLGAIVLGMLESFGTHWVGGQWRDVFAFGFLILFLTVRPTGLLGERVTERV; this is encoded by the coding sequence ATGGCACAGTTGATCTGGAACGGGTTGTTCGTCGGCTCGTTCTACGCGCTGGTCGCCCTCGGCTACAGCATGGTCTACGGGATCATCAAGCTGCTCAATTTCGCCCACGGCGACCTGTACATGCTCGGAGCCTTCACCGGGTTCGCGATGCTCGGCGCGATGGGCGGCCTGGTGCACTCCTCCTCGCTGGTCGCGCTGCTCGTCGTGCTGGTCCTCACCATGGTCACCACGGGGATCGCCGGGCTGGCGGTCGAGCGGGTGGCCTACCGCCCGCTGCGCGGCATGCCCCGGCTGTCGCTGCTGATCACCGCGGTCGGCGCGTCGTTCGCGCTGGAGTACGGCACCCGGATCGCGGCCGGTCCGAACCCGCGGGTCTACCCGGTGCGGTTGGACGGGGCGTCCTTCACCGTCCTGGGTGCACGCGTGACGGTGCAGCAGCTCCTGCTGATGGCCGTCTCGGTGGTGCTGATGGCGGGGCTCACCATGCTCATCGGGCGGACCCGGCAGGGCCGGGCGATGCGGGCCATCGCACTCGACCCGAAGGCGTGCCTGCTCATGGGCATCAACGTGGACGCCGTCATCGCCCGCACCTTCTTCATCGGCTCGGCGATGGCCGGGGCCGCGGGCGTGATGGCCGGCGGCTACTACGGAAAGATCGACTTTCTGATGGGGTTCATCATCGGCCTCAAGGCGTTCACCGCCGCCGTCATCGGCGGGATCGGGAACGTTCCCGGCACGATGCTGGGGGCAATCGTGCTGGGAATGCTCGAATCCTTCGGCACCCACTGGGTGGGCGGTCAGTGGCGGGACGTGTTCGCGTTCGGCTTCCTCATCCTCTTCCTCACCGTGCGGCCGACCGGGCTGCTCGGCGAGCGCGTCACGGAGCGCGTGTGA
- a CDS encoding branched-chain amino acid ABC transporter substrate-binding protein: protein MKKFTMGAVLAVASLAVSACGQGLLGSDDAEDSGPITIGMAIPLSGSSADIGPYMKNGAQMAVDEINARGGVGKRKLRLRVEDDACDPKTAVAAASKLVAAKIAVSVGGYCSGATLPTLPVFDRARIPMIIPAANSTELVAQRLKHVFLINGTGDQQAVAAMNWMTKSGPKKVAVLHDNTSYSKDIALRTAAALDRPGGPDKATLDAVNPGESDYSANIANVLKTHPDFIYWTGYYQEGGLLLRQFRQASYTGGFMVGDGSVDAKLIKIAGGKAADGVFATMTQTPDTIEGAGGWISSYKQKFGSDPGPYSTQSYDAVRVAAEGIAKAGGTDGDKIAKQLEAVNGFPIFTGPLKFTPQHTLGNGGFVILVVKGGAFTLRDDLK, encoded by the coding sequence ATGAAGAAGTTCACAATGGGCGCCGTGCTCGCAGTCGCGTCCCTGGCGGTGTCCGCCTGCGGTCAGGGACTTCTCGGCTCGGACGATGCCGAGGACTCGGGCCCGATCACGATCGGCATGGCGATCCCGCTGTCGGGGTCCAGCGCCGACATCGGGCCCTACATGAAGAACGGCGCCCAGATGGCCGTCGACGAGATCAACGCCCGGGGCGGCGTCGGCAAGCGCAAGCTGCGGCTCCGGGTCGAGGACGACGCCTGCGACCCCAAGACCGCGGTGGCGGCGGCCAGCAAGCTGGTCGCAGCGAAGATCGCCGTCTCGGTGGGCGGTTACTGCTCGGGGGCGACGCTGCCGACCCTGCCGGTGTTCGACCGCGCCCGGATCCCGATGATCATTCCGGCGGCGAACTCCACCGAACTGGTCGCGCAGCGCCTCAAGCACGTCTTCCTGATCAACGGGACGGGCGACCAGCAGGCCGTCGCGGCGATGAACTGGATGACCAAGAGCGGGCCGAAGAAGGTCGCGGTCCTGCACGACAACACCTCCTACTCCAAGGACATCGCGCTGCGGACGGCAGCGGCGCTCGACAGGCCGGGCGGGCCCGACAAGGCGACCCTGGACGCCGTCAACCCCGGGGAGAGCGACTACTCCGCCAACATCGCCAACGTCCTGAAGACCCACCCGGACTTCATCTACTGGACCGGCTACTACCAGGAGGGCGGCCTCCTGCTGCGGCAGTTCCGGCAGGCCAGCTACACCGGCGGTTTCATGGTGGGAGACGGCTCGGTGGACGCCAAGCTCATCAAGATCGCGGGAGGGAAGGCGGCGGACGGCGTCTTCGCCACCATGACCCAGACCCCGGACACGATCGAGGGTGCAGGCGGCTGGATCAGCTCCTACAAGCAGAAGTTCGGCAGCGATCCGGGACCGTACTCCACCCAGTCCTACGACGCCGTGCGGGTGGCGGCCGAGGGCATCGCCAAGGCCGGCGGCACCGACGGCGACAAGATCGCGAAGCAACTGGAGGCCGTCAACGGCTTCCCGATCTTCACGGGGCCGCTGAAGTTCACCCCGCAGCACACGCTCGGCAACGGCGGCTTCGTGATCCTCGTTGTCAAGGGCGGCGCCTTCACGCTGCGCGACGACCTGAAGTAG
- a CDS encoding NACHT and WD repeat domain-containing protein, protein MSVVMNDVRITVREPLDNSPLLPPEDCFDRETFACALEELRAAGGWSLRSLAEACQEKGHPIVHGTVEGWFKGRVMRRDSEPAFRVVLSELGVTSKDDQDRWLATARKLRGRPRPLIGGEPYRGLESYEATDAEIFYGRQALVRQILEEVRVVQGLGGGAVLLAGASGAGKSSVLKAGVLPALSAGSGGEAPQVVLFMNAGPDLLGRLAETVAVVLRADVNRVVRDLRGGGDSVANVMQRVAAMTGLEAARTSGACADTGPQGRVVVIVDRFEQAMIATGDSGQDGGAGLESFLEVLRAMTCGPVPVAAVLGVRMDFLNSAMHLSSLRALTRKRAPVLVGPMDEDELTEVIERPAQRMGLKLATGFVEVLLREVSARDGRAGHRAGTLPLLSHALHETWQRSGGREMTVQNYRAVGGVDGAVRASAEKVYAALSPGQQVIARRLFLSLVIVHRSGADTRRRVTQDQLFEEIEGGVDLEEVLDRFVAQRLLTVDEETVEITHEVLMEAWPQLRTWLDADRGGLLAAQQLNDDARAWDAADRPAADLYVGTRLEAARQWRDSHPADINKLSQTFLDAAIRQARRATRILKSTVALLGVLLLLNVALTLVISDKSETAQRQRDQAQSRTLASRVSGLRSRDPGLARQLALAAYRISPTTEARSALIDATAMPPAVRMLGGANLGIMYAVGIHPSGKIAAAAAENTVRLWDITDTAHPRPRPDPPSAKCVKIYALAFSPSGDLLAASCADGSVRLWDTRDPMAPTALPALTGLGAKVYSVVFSPDGSMMAAAIAEPKAGESVPGSVQIWAISGNRPRPVGGKLRVNDTAPAKSVAFRPGNQYLAVGADDGDVEIWDIGDPSHPAGPVRADGPTKAIGQLAFSPSGDLLAAGGADEQVHLWSTTDPRRPVRSGQAIGGASSWINALAFSPDGATLAIGGSGTSTGLRLVDLQSRRVTATMPHPSPVTSVKFSPDGSEVITGANDGIARLWPVRAPILAGMNSTVSTTRFSLDGTTLAIGSADLRLFDVTDPQRPHLLGRPLPNHDNFSSNVVFASNNRLLAEARGRSGTVQLWDVTDRTRPRPLGPPIKAHSNQVESVALSPDATLLATGSRDGTVRLWDIRVPKNPTLLPAVGTFGGTVFQVAFSPNGKFLVAGSADKIVRLWDIDNPRSPRPVGLPLAPGNHYVYAAVFSPDGTKLAIGLADSTVRLYDIARPAHPRPLGPPLTGPEGYAYSVSFTTNGTEMAVASTDGTVWIWNLHPHRAPTLYATLTPGSQALYPVDYQPGTRLLTAGGDDRKAWIWTTDTTAAAALTCNSSGDPITPPEWEKYVPDRPYNPPCQP, encoded by the coding sequence ATGTCCGTGGTCATGAACGATGTGAGGATCACTGTGCGCGAGCCGCTGGATAACAGTCCGCTGTTGCCACCTGAAGATTGTTTTGACCGGGAGACCTTCGCCTGTGCCCTGGAGGAGTTGCGTGCCGCCGGAGGCTGGTCGCTGCGGTCGTTGGCGGAGGCCTGCCAGGAGAAGGGGCATCCGATCGTGCATGGCACGGTCGAGGGCTGGTTTAAGGGCAGGGTGATGCGAAGGGATAGTGAACCGGCGTTCCGGGTCGTGTTGAGCGAGCTTGGTGTGACCTCGAAGGATGACCAGGACCGCTGGCTCGCCACCGCTCGCAAGCTGCGAGGTCGTCCGCGGCCGTTGATCGGCGGAGAGCCGTACCGGGGTCTGGAGAGCTATGAGGCCACCGACGCTGAGATCTTCTACGGCCGGCAGGCCCTCGTACGGCAGATCCTTGAGGAGGTGCGGGTTGTGCAGGGCCTTGGTGGCGGGGCCGTGCTACTGGCGGGTGCCTCGGGGGCCGGCAAGTCATCGGTGCTGAAGGCCGGCGTGCTGCCCGCCCTGTCGGCTGGGTCGGGTGGGGAAGCTCCCCAGGTGGTGTTGTTCATGAACGCGGGTCCGGATTTGTTGGGCAGGCTGGCTGAGACGGTCGCTGTCGTGCTGCGTGCCGATGTGAACCGGGTCGTCCGTGACCTGCGCGGTGGCGGTGACAGCGTCGCCAATGTCATGCAGAGGGTGGCCGCGATGACCGGCCTCGAAGCCGCGCGGACCAGCGGCGCGTGCGCTGACACCGGGCCCCAGGGTCGCGTTGTGGTGATCGTGGATCGGTTCGAGCAGGCCATGATCGCTACAGGGGACTCTGGTCAAGACGGCGGGGCGGGGTTGGAGTCGTTCCTTGAGGTGTTGCGTGCGATGACCTGCGGGCCAGTACCTGTCGCGGCGGTACTTGGCGTGCGGATGGATTTCCTCAACTCAGCGATGCATCTCAGCTCACTGCGTGCACTAACTCGCAAGAGAGCACCGGTCCTGGTCGGGCCGATGGATGAGGACGAACTCACCGAGGTGATCGAAAGGCCAGCACAGCGCATGGGCCTCAAGCTGGCGACTGGGTTCGTGGAAGTGTTGCTGCGGGAGGTCTCGGCTCGGGACGGCAGGGCCGGGCATAGGGCAGGCACTTTGCCGTTGCTGTCGCACGCGCTGCATGAGACCTGGCAGCGGAGCGGCGGACGAGAGATGACCGTGCAGAACTACCGCGCGGTCGGCGGCGTCGATGGCGCGGTGCGGGCGAGCGCGGAGAAGGTTTACGCCGCTCTTTCGCCGGGGCAGCAGGTGATAGCGCGGCGTCTGTTCCTCAGCTTGGTGATTGTGCATCGTTCCGGCGCCGACACGCGCCGCCGGGTGACCCAGGACCAGCTATTCGAGGAGATCGAGGGCGGCGTCGATCTGGAGGAGGTTCTGGATCGCTTCGTGGCGCAGCGGCTGCTCACTGTCGACGAGGAGACCGTGGAGATCACCCACGAGGTGCTGATGGAGGCCTGGCCCCAACTGCGGACTTGGCTGGACGCCGACCGCGGTGGTCTATTGGCGGCACAGCAACTCAACGACGACGCTCGCGCCTGGGATGCCGCCGACCGTCCCGCCGCCGACCTGTACGTGGGCACGCGGCTGGAGGCCGCCCGGCAGTGGCGGGACAGCCACCCCGCCGACATCAACAAGTTGTCACAGACGTTCTTGGACGCGGCCATCCGCCAGGCCCGCCGCGCCACTCGCATCCTGAAGTCGACCGTCGCGCTGCTGGGGGTGCTGCTGCTGTTGAACGTCGCCCTGACGCTTGTGATCTCGGATAAGAGTGAGACCGCTCAACGGCAGCGAGACCAGGCTCAATCGCGCACACTCGCCAGCAGGGTGAGCGGATTGCGGAGCCGAGACCCTGGGCTGGCCCGCCAACTCGCGCTGGCCGCATACCGCATCTCGCCAACCACCGAAGCACGGTCCGCGCTGATCGACGCGACCGCGATGCCCCCCGCAGTCCGGATGCTGGGCGGTGCCAACTTGGGGATCATGTACGCAGTCGGGATCCACCCCAGCGGTAAGATCGCCGCGGCCGCAGCCGAAAACACGGTGCGCCTGTGGGACATCACCGACACCGCTCACCCTCGGCCGCGACCGGACCCGCCCAGCGCCAAATGTGTCAAGATCTACGCACTGGCGTTCTCACCGAGCGGGGACTTGCTCGCCGCCTCCTGTGCTGACGGCAGCGTGCGCCTGTGGGACACCCGCGATCCGATGGCGCCAACCGCGCTGCCGGCGCTGACCGGCCTAGGCGCCAAGGTGTACTCCGTGGTGTTCAGTCCTGACGGCTCGATGATGGCCGCTGCTATCGCAGAGCCTAAGGCCGGCGAGTCCGTGCCAGGCAGCGTTCAGATTTGGGCGATTAGCGGCAACCGACCGCGACCGGTGGGTGGAAAACTGCGTGTCAATGACACCGCGCCGGCCAAGTCGGTGGCCTTCCGTCCCGGCAACCAGTACTTGGCCGTGGGAGCCGATGACGGTGACGTGGAGATATGGGATATCGGCGACCCTTCCCATCCCGCCGGCCCGGTCCGCGCGGACGGGCCGACCAAAGCGATAGGCCAGTTAGCCTTCAGCCCCAGCGGCGACCTCCTGGCCGCCGGCGGGGCCGATGAGCAGGTCCATCTGTGGTCGACCACCGACCCTCGCCGACCAGTTCGATCGGGGCAGGCGATCGGCGGTGCCTCCAGTTGGATTAACGCTCTCGCGTTCTCCCCGGACGGCGCCACCCTTGCGATCGGCGGCTCGGGCACCAGCACCGGGCTCCGGTTGGTCGATCTGCAAAGCCGCCGCGTCACTGCAACGATGCCGCACCCCTCACCTGTCACCTCCGTCAAGTTCAGCCCTGACGGAAGCGAGGTGATCACCGGCGCCAACGACGGCATCGCGCGGCTCTGGCCTGTCCGCGCCCCGATTCTGGCAGGGATGAACTCCACCGTAAGCACCACCCGCTTCAGCCTAGACGGGACCACGCTGGCTATCGGCAGTGCCGACCTGCGGCTCTTTGACGTCACCGACCCACAGCGACCTCACCTACTCGGGCGCCCACTGCCCAATCACGACAACTTTTCCAGCAACGTAGTCTTCGCCTCCAACAACCGGCTGCTCGCCGAGGCCCGCGGTCGCTCTGGGACCGTTCAGCTGTGGGACGTCACCGACCGAACGCGACCGCGCCCGCTCGGGCCCCCGATCAAGGCTCACTCCAACCAGGTGGAGTCCGTCGCGTTGAGTCCTGACGCCACCCTGCTAGCCACTGGCAGCCGCGACGGTACCGTCCGCCTGTGGGACATCCGGGTCCCTAAGAACCCGACCCTCCTGCCAGCAGTCGGCACGTTCGGCGGAACTGTCTTCCAGGTCGCCTTCAGCCCCAACGGCAAGTTCCTGGTCGCTGGCAGCGCGGACAAGATCGTCCGGCTGTGGGATATCGACAACCCGCGATCCCCACGCCCGGTCGGCCTCCCGCTCGCACCCGGCAACCACTACGTCTACGCTGCCGTCTTCAGCCCCGACGGAACCAAGCTCGCCATCGGCCTCGCCGACAGCACCGTCCGGCTTTACGACATCGCCCGCCCGGCTCATCCTCGCCCGCTGGGCCCCCCGCTGACCGGACCGGAAGGCTACGCCTACTCGGTCTCCTTCACCACCAACGGAACCGAGATGGCGGTGGCGAGCACTGACGGCACCGTCTGGATCTGGAACTTGCATCCACACCGTGCCCCGACCCTCTACGCCACCCTCACCCCAGGAAGCCAAGCCTTATACCCGGTGGACTACCAGCCCGGCACCCGCCTCCTGACTGCCGGCGGTGACGACCGGAAGGCATGGATCTGGACCACCGACACCACCGCCGCTGCAGCACTGACCTGCAACTCCAGCGGCGATCCGATCACGCCTCCTGAGTGGGAGAAGTATGTCCCCGATCGCCCCTACAACCCGCCCTGCCAGCCATAA